A genomic region of Micromonospora sp. NBC_01796 contains the following coding sequences:
- a CDS encoding glycoside hydrolase family 15 protein codes for MNGNRISDYGFLADGLTGALVGRDGSVDWWCPLRFDSPSVFARLLDDGGGHWSIRPEADFEVERAYLDETLVLRTVFTTGDGAVAVTDALALEPGARGHQIGRRSPGMLLRTVEALSGRVPMMMSFAPRFEYGRVTAYLTVDGQEVTATAGAATLTLTSSAPVHRDHIDVSARFTVEAGQRESFALAYSSTYGDRDRRPADTDVPAALLDAVAGWRSWLANHDYRGRYRDLVRRNSLVLQGLTYAPGGAVVAAATTSLPERIGGDRNYDYRYAWLRDFSLTMRALWVAACPDETSRLFDWVAKSVGRVTMAPVPIMYGLEGERDLTERSVDTLGGYAGSKPVLLGNAAWRQRQSDVLGEVLDSAWLLRDYLNPMDESVCRLLHSLADQAAATWRLPDSGMWEFRDTERQYVSSKACCWVALDRAVRFGERIGSRADVARWAGARSDVREAILEQGWNADVGAYTGAFGSDKLDASVLTLPLWGFLPATDPRMRATIDRIEQDLTEDGLVRRWDGDPAAFLPCSFWLVDCLALAGEHERATRMFESLVGRGNDLGLFAEQFDPRTGEQLGNFPQALSHMALINTAWRLTETAPGGVPAGVYTSTEGEKK; via the coding sequence GTGAACGGCAACCGGATCAGCGACTACGGCTTCCTGGCCGACGGCCTCACCGGTGCACTCGTCGGTCGGGACGGCTCGGTCGACTGGTGGTGCCCGTTGCGGTTCGACAGCCCGTCGGTCTTCGCCCGGCTGCTGGACGACGGGGGCGGGCACTGGTCGATCCGCCCCGAAGCCGACTTCGAGGTCGAACGGGCGTACCTGGACGAGACGTTGGTGCTGCGTACGGTCTTCACCACCGGGGACGGGGCGGTCGCGGTGACCGACGCGCTCGCGCTGGAGCCGGGCGCCCGAGGTCACCAGATCGGTCGGCGCTCACCCGGCATGCTGCTCCGTACGGTCGAGGCGCTGTCCGGGCGCGTACCGATGATGATGTCCTTCGCCCCGCGCTTCGAGTACGGCCGGGTGACCGCGTACCTGACGGTGGACGGTCAGGAGGTCACGGCGACGGCCGGTGCCGCCACGCTCACCCTCACCTCCAGTGCACCGGTCCACCGCGACCACATCGACGTCTCGGCGCGGTTCACCGTCGAGGCCGGTCAGCGAGAGAGCTTCGCCCTGGCCTACTCGTCCACCTACGGCGACAGGGACCGGCGCCCGGCCGACACGGACGTGCCGGCGGCGTTGCTGGACGCCGTGGCGGGGTGGCGTTCCTGGTTGGCGAACCACGACTACCGGGGACGGTACCGGGACCTGGTACGCCGAAACTCCCTCGTCCTACAGGGACTGACGTACGCACCCGGTGGCGCGGTCGTGGCCGCCGCCACCACCTCGCTGCCGGAGCGGATCGGTGGTGACCGCAACTACGACTACCGCTACGCCTGGCTGCGCGACTTCTCCCTGACCATGCGGGCGCTCTGGGTGGCGGCCTGCCCCGACGAGACGAGCCGACTCTTCGACTGGGTCGCCAAGTCCGTCGGGCGGGTCACCATGGCACCGGTGCCGATCATGTACGGCCTGGAGGGCGAACGGGACCTGACCGAGCGCTCGGTCGACACCCTCGGCGGGTACGCCGGCAGCAAGCCGGTGCTGCTCGGCAACGCGGCGTGGCGGCAGCGGCAGTCGGACGTACTCGGTGAGGTGCTCGACTCGGCCTGGCTGCTGCGTGACTACCTGAACCCGATGGACGAGTCGGTGTGTCGGTTGCTGCACTCGTTGGCGGACCAGGCGGCGGCCACCTGGCGGTTGCCGGACTCCGGCATGTGGGAGTTCCGGGACACGGAGCGGCAGTACGTCTCTTCCAAGGCGTGCTGCTGGGTGGCGCTCGACCGGGCGGTCCGGTTCGGCGAGCGGATCGGCAGCCGGGCGGATGTCGCCCGCTGGGCGGGAGCCCGATCCGACGTCCGCGAGGCGATCCTGGAGCAGGGCTGGAATGCCGACGTCGGTGCGTACACGGGGGCTTTCGGGTCCGACAAGCTCGACGCGTCGGTGCTCACCCTGCCGCTCTGGGGTTTCCTGCCCGCCACCGATCCGCGGATGCGGGCCACCATCGACCGGATCGAGCAGGACCTGACCGAGGACGGACTCGTCCGGCGGTGGGACGGGGATCCGGCCGCCTTCCTGCCCTGTTCGTTCTGGTTGGTGGACTGTCTGGCGTTGGCGGGGGAACACGAGCGGGCGACCCGGATGTTCGAGAGCCTCGTCGGCAGGGGCAACGACCTCGGCCTGTTCGCCGAGCAGTTCGACCCGCGTACGGGGGAACAGTTGGGCAATTTCCCACAGGCGCTTTCCCACATGGCACTGATCAATACGGCCTGGCGCCTCACCGAGACCGCACCCGGCGGTGTTCCCGCCGGTGTCTACACATCGACCGAGGGGGAGAAAAAGTGA
- a CDS encoding NADPH:quinone reductase → MKAAVYTRTGDPGVLELADQPIPEPEAGEVLVRMAFAGVNPTDVKSRSGDGSPPPYGWQIPGQDGAGVIEATGHGVDSTLVGERVWVWEAAGTRPWGTAAEYTLVPSRQIVLLGPAPFEVGAVLGIPFLTAHRCLTVGEMVPRHLDLGSLADHVVLVQGGAGAVGNAAIQLARWAEATVIATVSSSEKAQLAAAAGASHVINYRQQDVVAEVKKIAPHGVDTIVEVAGDQNAPIDAQVIGHGGVVSVYSYRGDGELSLPGTRFMSPNARWQFVSVFQVPATAKAQAVQDVATAATQGGVRVGADAGLPLHFYPLAEAADAHAAVEASAVGKVLISTSQEEPAP, encoded by the coding sequence ATGAAGGCAGCCGTCTACACCCGTACCGGTGATCCGGGCGTGCTGGAGCTGGCCGACCAGCCCATCCCCGAGCCGGAGGCGGGCGAGGTGCTGGTACGGATGGCCTTCGCCGGGGTCAACCCGACGGACGTGAAGTCCCGCTCCGGCGACGGCAGCCCACCCCCGTACGGCTGGCAGATCCCCGGCCAGGATGGTGCGGGCGTGATCGAGGCAACCGGTCACGGGGTGGACTCGACCCTGGTCGGCGAGCGGGTGTGGGTGTGGGAAGCGGCCGGAACCCGCCCCTGGGGTACGGCAGCCGAGTACACCCTCGTACCGTCCCGCCAGATCGTCCTGCTCGGCCCGGCCCCGTTCGAGGTCGGCGCGGTGCTCGGCATCCCGTTCCTGACCGCGCACCGCTGCCTGACGGTCGGCGAGATGGTGCCCCGACACCTCGACCTCGGCAGCCTGGCCGACCACGTCGTGCTGGTACAGGGCGGCGCGGGCGCGGTCGGGAACGCGGCGATCCAGCTCGCCCGGTGGGCCGAGGCCACCGTGATAGCCACGGTCAGCAGTTCGGAGAAGGCGCAACTCGCCGCTGCCGCCGGCGCCTCACACGTGATTAACTACCGGCAGCAGGACGTGGTCGCCGAGGTGAAGAAGATCGCCCCGCACGGGGTCGACACCATCGTCGAGGTGGCCGGGGACCAGAACGCGCCGATCGACGCGCAGGTGATCGGACACGGCGGAGTCGTCTCCGTCTATTCGTACCGGGGCGACGGCGAACTGAGCCTGCCCGGGACGCGGTTCATGTCCCCGAACGCCCGCTGGCAGTTCGTGTCGGTCTTCCAGGTGCCCGCGACGGCGAAGGCGCAGGCCGTACAGGATGTGGCCACGGCCGCGACGCAGGGCGGCGTCCGGGTCGGCGCGGACGCCGGCCTGCCGCTGCACTTCTACCCGCTCGCCGAGGCCGCCGACGCGCACGCGGCGGTGGAGGCCTCGGCGGTCGGCAAGGTCCTGATCAGCACCAGCCAGGAAGAACCGGCACCGTAG
- a CDS encoding ribonuclease domain-containing protein: MTVLAPPAAVARSRPQRLLASFALLAAMIAAMLVGPAVVAPSHTSSASAAVYSSCTISRCADARTARSGWASRSFPTARGWVSWSGGLSNYAGGRHMNYEGQLPTNATYYEYDVYPRRQGAARDAYRIVVNKATGATWFTPNHYADFYRL, from the coding sequence ATGACCGTCCTCGCCCCGCCCGCCGCCGTCGCCCGATCGCGACCGCAGCGTCTGCTCGCCAGCTTCGCCCTGCTCGCCGCCATGATCGCGGCGATGCTGGTCGGTCCGGCGGTGGTGGCGCCCTCGCACACCAGCTCGGCTTCGGCCGCCGTCTACAGCTCCTGCACCATCTCCCGGTGCGCCGACGCCCGTACCGCGCGCAGCGGCTGGGCCAGCCGGAGCTTCCCCACCGCGCGTGGCTGGGTCTCCTGGAGCGGCGGGCTCTCCAACTACGCCGGTGGTCGGCACATGAACTACGAGGGCCAGCTCCCGACGAACGCCACCTACTACGAGTACGACGTCTACCCCCGCCGCCAGGGTGCCGCCCGCGACGCGTACCGGATCGTGGTCAACAAGGCCACCGGGGCGACCTGGTTCACCCCGAACCACTACGCCGACTTCTACCGGCTCTGA
- a CDS encoding barstar family protein, with the protein MAEPTDPHLPPWLSLSTEPAVPSSASVVSGAASRTRDGLFTEWAAALDFPPYFGRNWDALLDALRDLAEARPYPLVVTDAAELLADEPPAQLATLLAVIGSVGGESVPALRVVLTTGPGELSALHERLAAALA; encoded by the coding sequence ATGGCAGAACCGACCGATCCGCACCTACCGCCGTGGCTGAGTCTGTCCACCGAGCCGGCCGTACCGTCGAGCGCGTCGGTGGTGAGCGGTGCCGCCAGTCGTACCCGGGACGGCCTGTTCACCGAATGGGCGGCGGCGCTGGATTTCCCGCCCTACTTCGGCCGGAACTGGGACGCCCTCCTGGACGCGCTGCGGGACCTGGCCGAGGCGCGCCCGTACCCACTGGTCGTGACCGACGCCGCCGAGTTGCTCGCCGACGAGCCGCCCGCGCAGCTCGCGACCCTGCTGGCCGTGATCGGTTCGGTCGGTGGTGAGTCGGTGCCGGCGTTGCGGGTGGTGCTGACCACCGGACCGGGCGAATTGTCGGCCCTGCACGAGCGGCTCGCCGCCGCGCTGGCCTGA
- a CDS encoding DUF559 domain-containing protein, which translates to MLRRDPVPGLRPPPPPDADALTHLLDLQSDVVNRRQALRHLSPKAVRHRLASGRWQAAGRGIYLAHTGPITREQRRWVAVLGVRRAVLAGPSALELLGLRGYHSEALHVLISATRRDLDPPYGVVVHRTRHLPEADVHRLGQPPCTMPARSLVDAAQWAPTDDRARAVIAAGFQQRLISGGELDEVLDRMPNAYRRGLIAAAAAAADARDGAGSIAESDFLRLCRRARLPEPSRQVRRTDARGRRRYLDVHFDEWRVHVEIDGSQHLEVRHWWADMRRQNDLWISGVRVLRFPAWVVRDRPAEVVAQLRAALTAAGWEA; encoded by the coding sequence ATGTTGCGCCGCGACCCCGTACCGGGCCTGCGTCCACCACCACCGCCCGACGCCGACGCGTTGACCCACCTGCTCGACCTTCAGTCGGACGTGGTCAACCGGCGTCAGGCGCTCCGGCACCTCTCGCCCAAGGCGGTGCGCCACCGGCTCGCCTCCGGACGCTGGCAGGCGGCCGGACGTGGGATCTACCTCGCCCACACCGGCCCGATCACCCGGGAGCAGCGCCGGTGGGTGGCGGTGCTCGGGGTACGCCGGGCGGTCCTCGCCGGACCCTCCGCCCTGGAGTTGCTCGGCCTGCGCGGATACCACAGCGAAGCCCTGCACGTACTGATCTCCGCCACCCGCCGGGACCTCGACCCGCCGTACGGCGTCGTGGTGCACCGGACCCGGCACTTGCCCGAGGCCGACGTGCACCGGCTCGGGCAACCACCCTGCACCATGCCCGCCCGATCGCTCGTCGACGCCGCCCAGTGGGCGCCGACGGACGACCGGGCCAGAGCCGTGATCGCCGCCGGGTTCCAGCAACGGCTGATCAGTGGGGGCGAGTTGGACGAGGTGCTGGACCGGATGCCGAACGCGTACCGGCGTGGCCTGATCGCCGCCGCCGCCGCCGCTGCCGACGCCCGCGACGGTGCCGGCTCGATCGCCGAATCCGACTTCCTCCGGCTCTGCCGCCGGGCGCGGCTGCCAGAGCCGAGCCGGCAGGTACGGCGTACGGACGCTCGGGGGCGGCGCCGCTATCTCGACGTCCACTTCGACGAGTGGCGGGTGCACGTGGAGATCGACGGCAGCCAGCACCTGGAGGTACGCCACTGGTGGGCGGACATGCGCCGGCAGAACGACCTGTGGATCAGTGGTGTGCGCGTACTCCGGTTCCCCGCCTGGGTGGTCCGCGACCGTCCTGCCGAGGTGGTCGCCCAACTCCGGGCCGCCCTGACAGCCGCCGGCTGGGAAGCATGA
- a CDS encoding fatty acid--CoA ligase translates to MRSTMMDVPLQISRILEHGSTVHGGSEVVTWTGADPSAGGPSRRMTYAEVGAAAAQLAYALRDDLGVTGDQRVATFMWNNNEHLVAYLAVPSMGAVLHTLNLRLFPDQVAYIANHAQDRVILVDSTLIPLLARVLPELTTVEHLVVVGGGDPTPLVEAAAAGGRTVGVHRWDDLLRDKPQRYDWPDVDERDAAALCYTSGTTGHPKGVAYSHRSIWLHSMQICMAEGFGLGPTTRELAIVPMFHAMSWGIPYAALMSGASLIMPDRFLQGAPIAEMIAAERPTLAGAVPTIWNDLLAHLDGNPVDTSSLTEVIVGGSACPPALMHAFDDRHRIDVIHAWGMTEMSPLGSVARPPAGAEGDDAWSYRYTQGRLPAAVRARIVGPAGEPMPTDGRAVGELEVRGPWVTSRYVGDDDPDPEKFRDGWLRTGDVGTLSPDGYLVLTDRAKDVIKSGGEWISSVELENHLMAHPAVHEACVVGVPDERWDERPLAAVVLREGASASATELRDFLGERIAKWQLPEHWTFVDAIPKTSVGKFDKKQLRATHASNALTVETLDA, encoded by the coding sequence ATGCGCAGCACCATGATGGATGTTCCCCTCCAGATCTCCCGGATCCTCGAACATGGCAGCACGGTGCACGGCGGCTCCGAGGTGGTCACCTGGACCGGAGCCGATCCGTCCGCCGGTGGGCCCAGCCGGCGGATGACGTACGCCGAGGTCGGTGCCGCCGCCGCGCAACTCGCGTACGCGCTCCGCGACGACCTCGGGGTCACCGGGGACCAGCGGGTCGCCACCTTCATGTGGAACAACAACGAGCACCTGGTCGCCTACCTCGCCGTACCGAGCATGGGCGCCGTGCTGCACACCCTCAACCTGCGCCTCTTCCCCGACCAGGTCGCGTACATCGCCAACCACGCGCAGGACCGGGTGATCCTGGTCGACAGCACGCTGATCCCGTTGCTGGCGCGGGTGCTGCCGGAGCTGACCACGGTCGAGCACCTGGTGGTGGTCGGTGGCGGCGACCCGACCCCGCTGGTCGAGGCCGCTGCCGCCGGTGGCCGGACGGTCGGCGTACACCGTTGGGACGACCTGCTGCGGGACAAGCCGCAGCGGTACGACTGGCCGGACGTGGACGAGCGCGACGCCGCCGCCCTCTGCTACACCTCCGGCACCACCGGCCACCCGAAGGGCGTGGCCTACTCGCACCGGTCGATCTGGCTGCACTCGATGCAGATCTGCATGGCGGAGGGCTTCGGGCTCGGCCCGACCACCAGGGAACTCGCCATCGTGCCGATGTTCCACGCCATGTCCTGGGGCATCCCGTACGCGGCGCTGATGTCCGGCGCCTCGCTGATCATGCCGGACCGGTTCCTCCAGGGCGCCCCGATCGCCGAGATGATCGCCGCCGAGCGCCCGACCCTGGCCGGGGCGGTGCCGACCATCTGGAACGACCTGCTCGCCCACCTGGACGGCAACCCGGTCGACACCTCGTCGCTGACCGAGGTGATCGTCGGCGGCTCGGCCTGCCCACCGGCGCTGATGCACGCCTTCGACGACCGGCACAGGATCGACGTGATCCACGCCTGGGGCATGACCGAGATGTCGCCGCTCGGTTCGGTGGCCCGCCCACCGGCCGGTGCCGAAGGCGACGACGCCTGGTCCTACCGCTACACCCAGGGGCGGCTCCCGGCGGCGGTCCGCGCCCGGATCGTCGGCCCCGCAGGTGAGCCGATGCCCACCGACGGCCGGGCCGTCGGAGAGCTGGAGGTCCGCGGCCCCTGGGTCACCTCGCGGTACGTCGGGGACGACGACCCCGACCCGGAGAAGTTCCGCGACGGCTGGCTGCGTACGGGCGACGTCGGCACCCTCTCCCCGGACGGCTACCTGGTCCTCACCGACCGGGCCAAGGACGTGATCAAGTCCGGCGGGGAGTGGATCTCGTCGGTGGAGTTGGAGAACCACCTGATGGCCCACCCTGCCGTGCACGAGGCGTGTGTCGTCGGTGTACCCGACGAACGCTGGGACGAACGCCCGCTCGCCGCCGTCGTACTCCGCGAGGGCGCCTCCGCGAGCGCGACCGAACTGCGCGACTTCCTCGGTGAGCGGATCGCGAAGTGGCAGCTCCCCGAGCACTGGACCTTCGTCGACGCGATCCCGAAGACCAGCGTCGGCAAGTTCGACAAGAAACAGCTCCGGGCCACCCACGCCAGCAACGCCCTCACCGTCGAAACCCTCGACGCCTGA
- a CDS encoding NUDIX domain-containing protein, translated as MSSISWAESYLGQLRTLAGDRTLMFVGARGVVRDAAGQVLLIERSDNGDWAMPAGAMELGESISDCVVREVWEETGLRAQAVTPFAFYTGPDRTFTNMYGDTYQLFVVAFRIETWSGELLTVTDETTNAGFFPPRGLPTPTSPTVLETLDDLAVFERTNQLVLK; from the coding sequence ATGAGCAGCATTTCGTGGGCGGAGTCCTACCTCGGGCAGCTTCGTACGCTCGCCGGTGACCGAACCCTGATGTTCGTCGGCGCCCGGGGCGTGGTCCGGGACGCGGCCGGTCAGGTCCTGCTGATCGAACGCTCCGACAACGGCGACTGGGCGATGCCGGCCGGGGCGATGGAACTGGGCGAGTCGATCAGCGACTGCGTGGTCCGGGAGGTGTGGGAGGAGACCGGGCTGCGGGCGCAGGCGGTGACCCCGTTCGCGTTCTACACCGGCCCGGACCGCACCTTCACCAACATGTACGGCGACACGTACCAGCTCTTCGTGGTCGCGTTCCGGATCGAGACCTGGTCCGGTGAGCTGTTGACGGTCACCGACGAGACCACCAACGCGGGCTTCTTCCCGCCCCGGGGCCTGCCGACGCCGACCTCCCCGACGGTCCTGGAGACCCTGGACGACCTGGCGGTCTTCGAGCGCACCAACCAACTCGTACTCAAGTAG
- a CDS encoding MDR family MFS transporter yields the protein MTTAENTRPTLSHRQILLLMSGLMTGMLLAALDQTIVGTALPTIVGELGGINHYSWVVTAYLLASTASTPLYGKMADLYGRRPVFLFSIGTFLVGSALAGLSQDMTQLIITRAIQGIGAGGLLTLAFTIISDVVAPRERGRYQGLFGAVFGIASVAGPLVGGYFAEHNWRWIFYINVPLAIVAIIVSFYVMRLIPFTKRQHTVDWLGAGLLVASVSSLLLALSWGGNEYAWASPLILALFAVGALLAVVFLWQESRVSEPILPLGLFRRRTFALGNAASFILGLVMFGSIIFIPLYLQIVKGASPTNSGLLMLPMMAGIIVTSVLTGRAISRIGRYKWFPVAGAVLLVLGMLLFTQLQVRSTLWLAFLYMVIIGIGLGLCMQSLILGVQNSVEVRDLGAGTSTVTFFRSLGGSFGVAILGTLLSTRLTGGLTDRLPTALSKLPPEQQAPIDPSSFSINEPAKIMALPDPLRDAVQQSFVSGLHLVFLVAGLIAVVAVVLTVLMPNAELRGAGSAGTPLDKESHDDAATDMEANAQTMI from the coding sequence ATGACGACCGCCGAAAACACCCGGCCGACGCTGAGTCACCGGCAGATCCTGCTCCTGATGAGCGGCCTGATGACCGGCATGCTGCTGGCCGCCCTGGACCAGACGATCGTCGGTACGGCACTGCCGACGATCGTGGGTGAGCTGGGCGGGATCAACCACTACTCGTGGGTGGTGACCGCGTACCTGTTGGCGTCGACCGCCTCCACCCCGCTGTACGGCAAGATGGCCGACCTGTACGGGCGCCGCCCGGTCTTCCTCTTCTCGATCGGCACGTTCCTGGTCGGCTCGGCGCTTGCCGGACTCTCCCAGGACATGACCCAGCTCATCATCACGAGGGCGATCCAGGGCATCGGCGCCGGTGGTCTGCTGACCCTGGCCTTCACCATCATCTCGGACGTGGTGGCACCCCGCGAGCGCGGTCGCTACCAGGGGTTGTTCGGTGCGGTCTTCGGCATCGCCTCGGTCGCCGGCCCGCTGGTCGGCGGTTACTTCGCCGAGCACAACTGGCGCTGGATCTTCTACATCAACGTCCCGCTCGCGATCGTGGCGATCATCGTCAGCTTCTACGTGATGCGGCTGATCCCGTTCACCAAGCGGCAGCACACCGTCGACTGGCTCGGTGCCGGCCTGCTGGTGGCCTCGGTCAGCTCGCTCCTGCTCGCACTGAGCTGGGGCGGCAACGAGTACGCCTGGGCCTCGCCGCTCATCCTCGCCCTGTTCGCGGTCGGTGCGCTGCTCGCGGTGGTCTTCCTGTGGCAGGAGTCGCGGGTCTCCGAGCCGATCCTGCCGCTCGGGCTGTTCCGCCGCCGTACCTTCGCGCTCGGCAACGCCGCCTCGTTCATCCTCGGCCTGGTGATGTTCGGGTCGATCATCTTCATCCCGCTGTACCTGCAGATCGTCAAGGGCGCGTCGCCGACCAACAGCGGTCTGCTGATGCTGCCGATGATGGCCGGGATCATCGTCACCTCGGTCCTCACCGGTCGGGCGATCAGCCGGATCGGCCGGTACAAGTGGTTCCCGGTGGCCGGCGCGGTGCTGCTGGTGCTCGGCATGCTGCTCTTCACCCAGCTCCAGGTCCGCTCCACGCTCTGGCTGGCGTTCCTCTACATGGTGATCATCGGCATCGGGCTCGGCCTTTGCATGCAGTCGCTGATCCTCGGGGTGCAGAACTCGGTCGAGGTACGCGACCTCGGCGCCGGTACGTCAACCGTCACCTTCTTCCGCTCGCTCGGCGGTTCGTTCGGGGTGGCCATCCTCGGCACCCTGCTCTCCACCCGGCTGACCGGTGGACTCACCGACCGGCTGCCGACGGCACTGTCCAAGCTGCCGCCGGAGCAGCAGGCCCCGATCGACCCGAGTTCGTTCTCCATCAACGAACCGGCGAAGATCATGGCGCTGCCGGACCCGCTCCGCGACGCCGTACAGCAGAGCTTCGTCAGCGGGCTGCACCTGGTCTTCCTGGTCGCCGGCCTGATCGCGGTCGTGGCGGTGGTGCTCACCGTCCTGATGCCGAACGCGGAACTGCGCGGTGCCGGTAGCGCCGGTACGCCCCTGGACAAGGAGTCGCACGACGACGCCGCGACCGACATGGAAGCCAACGCCCAGACGATGATCTAG
- a CDS encoding MFS transporter, whose protein sequence is MKTGLLRRLALDLTPLRTSRDFRLVFSAAGISGFGSFITYVTVPYQVYEMTKDPLLVGLLGVVELVPLLLMGFVGGALADYLDRRRLVLGGEIGLTLLCGVLLVNSLSDRPHLWLLYLVAGLTAAVDGLQRPAMEGLTPRLVTPAEIPAASALNSLRMQVAQLAGPALAGVLIASVDLAWVYAIDLATFAASLACLALVRAVPPPPAADRPSVRSVRTGLRYARSRPELLGTYLVDINAMLFGMPQALYPFMADKLGGPAVLGLLYAAPAVGSLLATLGSGWTRQVHRHGLMVVLAAGAWGLAILAFGLVDSLWLALVLLALAGAADMVSGLFRMIIWNQTIPDHLRGRLAGIEMLSYSTGPLLGQLRSGLAARWLGVNGSIVSGGLLCVVGTIALAAALPKFLRYDGRDGLARKEAEDAAWAAAATTPASTVG, encoded by the coding sequence GTGAAGACCGGCCTGCTCCGGCGCCTGGCGCTGGACCTCACCCCGCTGCGTACGTCCAGGGACTTCCGGCTGGTCTTCTCGGCCGCCGGCATCTCCGGCTTCGGGTCGTTCATCACGTACGTCACCGTCCCGTACCAGGTGTACGAGATGACGAAGGATCCGCTGCTGGTCGGCCTGCTCGGGGTGGTGGAACTCGTACCCCTGCTCCTGATGGGTTTTGTCGGCGGCGCGCTCGCCGACTACCTGGACCGGCGCCGGCTGGTGCTCGGCGGCGAGATCGGGCTGACCCTGCTCTGCGGGGTGCTGCTGGTGAACTCGCTGTCCGACCGGCCGCACCTGTGGCTGCTCTACCTGGTCGCCGGGCTGACCGCGGCGGTCGACGGGCTGCAACGCCCGGCGATGGAGGGGCTGACCCCACGGTTGGTCACCCCGGCCGAGATCCCGGCGGCGAGCGCCCTCAACTCGCTGCGGATGCAGGTCGCCCAGCTCGCCGGGCCGGCACTGGCCGGGGTCCTGATCGCCTCGGTCGACCTGGCCTGGGTGTACGCCATCGACCTGGCCACCTTCGCCGCCTCGCTCGCCTGCCTGGCCCTGGTACGGGCGGTCCCGCCACCACCGGCCGCCGACCGCCCGTCGGTACGTTCGGTCCGCACCGGCCTGCGGTACGCCCGCAGCCGCCCCGAACTGCTCGGCACCTACCTGGTCGACATCAACGCGATGTTGTTCGGCATGCCGCAGGCGCTCTACCCGTTCATGGCCGACAAGCTCGGCGGCCCGGCCGTACTCGGGCTGCTCTACGCCGCCCCGGCGGTCGGTTCGCTGCTCGCCACGCTCGGCTCGGGCTGGACCCGGCAGGTGCACCGGCACGGGCTGATGGTGGTGCTCGCCGCCGGGGCCTGGGGGCTGGCCATCCTCGCCTTCGGGCTGGTCGACTCGCTCTGGCTGGCCCTGGTCCTGCTCGCCCTGGCCGGCGCCGCCGACATGGTCTCCGGGCTGTTCCGGATGATCATCTGGAACCAGACCATCCCCGACCACCTGCGCGGTCGGCTGGCCGGGATCGAGATGCTGTCCTACTCCACCGGTCCGCTGCTCGGCCAGTTGCGCTCCGGGCTGGCCGCCCGGTGGCTCGGCGTGAACGGCTCGATCGTCTCCGGCGGCCTGCTCTGCGTGGTCGGCACGATCGCCCTGGCCGCCGCGCTGCCGAAGTTCCTCCGCTACGACGGGCGCGACGGCCTGGCCCGCAAGGAGGCCGAGGACGCCGCCTGGGCCGCCGCCGCGACCACGCCGGCCAGCACCGTCGGATAA